One stretch of Chryseobacterium indologenes DNA includes these proteins:
- a CDS encoding T6SS phospholipase effector Tle1-like catalytic domain-containing protein, producing the protein MNGSRVISVGIFFDGTGNNGVNALSGDKPLNNNESYHGAFTNIYKLYKLFIGNEKIYVEGIGTVSGREDSNFAITTCANPPYGKGYSSDDKLQKAESFVQRIIQDEDCEYHFYLYGFGRGGMLARTFSHWLFSNYSFTKVKVKFLGAFDTVESKPFNTYDVSVSHQVENVLHICAFNECRFFFPLTGFFENSKMMQDCRFLDNTVVWKEIFVPGAHADVGGGYLEGPQSVYISTDFANTEDLKNYVYNIRNRKTDAEENKIWDALLSGFRVERKDAFSKAYVCRDKVYNELSKLYGKLMLKETNEISPVFTSGKELEIDYKRHPLLESLYEEMSGYIKDLSINKKPKYNYDKLSDYIHIAANFGLYHDGLSKQSEYEMNVELLNNGLNVSSSTVVDQKSHTRLSAELHLPEDRFVADFLYGTSVPNNDVWTRSIIKTPVTRLDEINN; encoded by the coding sequence ATGAATGGCAGTAGAGTGATTTCCGTCGGAATTTTCTTTGACGGTACGGGAAACAATGGAGTCAATGCACTTTCAGGAGATAAACCACTGAATAATAATGAAAGCTATCATGGTGCATTCACCAATATCTATAAATTATACAAATTATTTATCGGTAACGAAAAAATATATGTTGAAGGAATAGGGACCGTCTCAGGCAGAGAAGACAGCAATTTTGCGATAACAACATGTGCCAATCCACCTTATGGAAAAGGATATTCTTCGGATGATAAACTTCAGAAAGCAGAAAGCTTTGTACAGAGGATTATTCAGGATGAAGATTGTGAATATCATTTTTATTTATACGGTTTCGGAAGAGGAGGAATGTTAGCCAGAACCTTTAGCCACTGGCTTTTTTCAAACTATTCCTTCACTAAGGTTAAAGTGAAATTTTTGGGAGCTTTTGATACAGTAGAGTCCAAACCATTTAATACTTATGATGTGAGCGTTTCTCATCAGGTGGAAAATGTATTGCATATCTGTGCATTCAATGAATGCCGATTCTTTTTTCCTTTGACTGGTTTTTTTGAAAATTCAAAAATGATGCAGGATTGCAGGTTCCTGGACAATACTGTTGTCTGGAAAGAAATTTTTGTTCCGGGTGCTCATGCAGATGTTGGTGGTGGATATCTGGAAGGACCTCAATCCGTATATATTTCTACAGATTTTGCCAATACGGAAGATTTGAAGAATTATGTTTATAATATAAGAAACAGAAAAACAGACGCCGAAGAAAATAAAATATGGGATGCGTTACTTTCCGGATTCAGAGTGGAAAGAAAAGATGCTTTTTCAAAAGCTTATGTCTGTAGAGATAAAGTGTATAATGAACTGTCAAAACTATATGGAAAACTGATGCTGAAAGAAACCAATGAAATTTCACCCGTTTTTACGTCAGGAAAAGAGCTGGAGATAGATTATAAAAGACATCCTTTATTAGAAAGTTTATATGAAGAAATGTCAGGGTATATAAAAGACCTTTCTATCAATAAAAAACCAAAATATAATTATGATAAACTATCTGATTATATCCATATTGCTGCAAACTTTGGACTTTATCACGATGGTCTATCGAAGCAATCCGAGTATGAAATGAATGTTGAACTTCTCAACAACGGATTGAATGTTTCTAGCAGTACTGTTGTAGACCAAAAAAGCCATACAAGACTTTCTGCTGAACTTCATCTTCCTGAAGACCGTTTTGTAGCAGACTTCCTGTATGGGACAAGCGTTCCTAATAATGATGTCTGGACCCGTTCAATTATAAAGACTCCGGTGACAAGACTGGATGAAATAAATAATTAG
- a CDS encoding response regulator transcription factor, giving the protein MSSQIKIALIDDEQLILEGVKLLLSNEKNISVCLTADNGPDFIEYLGKLSEKEFPDIALVDIQMKPMNGFELVEILKEKYPDLKIIILSSHYKTSVLGYMVKLGVSAFLPKNSDKKTFIDAITMVDKNGVFFTAEDHQMLFTYMNSSAKKNSLFETEDELSEREKDVVKLICQEFTNNEIGEKLFISPRTVESHRQRILEKIGAKNTVGIVIYAIVNNIYSLEKI; this is encoded by the coding sequence ATGAGTTCCCAAATCAAAATAGCACTGATTGATGATGAACAGCTGATCCTTGAAGGGGTAAAACTGCTGCTGTCCAATGAAAAAAATATATCTGTATGTCTTACGGCAGATAATGGACCTGATTTTATAGAATATCTGGGGAAACTTTCAGAAAAAGAATTTCCAGATATTGCACTGGTAGATATTCAGATGAAGCCAATGAATGGTTTTGAACTGGTAGAAATTCTCAAAGAAAAATATCCGGATCTTAAAATCATTATTCTTTCTTCTCACTACAAAACCTCTGTCTTAGGATATATGGTTAAGCTGGGCGTTTCGGCTTTTCTTCCTAAAAATTCTGATAAGAAAACATTTATTGATGCCATTACGATGGTTGATAAAAATGGAGTTTTTTTTACGGCTGAAGATCACCAGATGCTATTTACTTATATGAATAGCTCAGCCAAGAAAAATTCACTCTTTGAAACCGAAGATGAGCTGTCTGAAAGAGAAAAAGATGTTGTCAAATTGATCTGTCAGGAATTTACAAACAATGAAATTGGTGAGAAACTTTTTATCAGCCCAAGAACCGTGGAAAGTCACAGACAGCGTATTCTCGAAAAAATAGGGGCCAAAAATACAGTGGGAATAGTCATTTATGCCATTGTAAACAATATTTACTCTCTCGAAAAAATTTGA
- a CDS encoding sensor histidine kinase produces MILIIVTIAIIVSFIMLAYRAFISRIIKEKNVQHEAEVLHQKKLALENIKAQEEERKRIAVMIHDDIGNRLNILSLWLNNLDTKGDELIKKNIYGQMSSLIDAARSISHSLYPVNLESVGLVLYVEELIANLSHKINISMQVMPGYEKKDLFVEVQLYRIIQEFTTNVIKHSTATDLWIYIKDYPQNMAVVISDNGQGFEYEEVKKGMGIKNIESRIKSMNAVHKWKKSFLNKGSRLIIKIPKHHEFPNQNSTD; encoded by the coding sequence TTGATTCTTATAATTGTTACCATAGCAATTATAGTATCCTTTATTATGCTTGCCTACAGAGCTTTTATAAGCAGGATTATTAAGGAAAAAAATGTACAGCATGAAGCAGAAGTTCTTCATCAGAAAAAGTTGGCATTGGAAAACATCAAGGCCCAGGAAGAAGAACGCAAAAGGATAGCCGTGATGATTCATGATGATATAGGAAACAGGCTCAATATTCTCTCTTTATGGCTCAATAATCTGGATACTAAAGGGGACGAGCTGATTAAAAAAAATATTTACGGTCAGATGTCTTCACTGATTGATGCGGCCAGAAGTATTTCTCATTCATTATATCCTGTTAATCTTGAATCAGTGGGACTGGTTTTATATGTAGAAGAACTCATTGCCAATCTTTCTCACAAAATTAATATATCCATGCAGGTAATGCCCGGATATGAAAAAAAGGATCTTTTTGTGGAAGTACAGCTGTACCGGATTATTCAGGAGTTTACCACCAATGTCATTAAACATTCAACAGCGACGGATCTTTGGATCTACATTAAAGATTACCCACAAAATATGGCGGTTGTTATTTCAGACAATGGGCAGGGATTCGAATATGAAGAGGTGAAAAAAGGCATGGGAATTAAAAACATCGAATCCAGAATAAAATCGATGAATGCCGTTCATAAATGGAAAAAATCTTTTTTAAATAAAGGAAGTCGTTTAATCATAAAAATTCCGAAACATCATGAGTTCCCAAATCAAAATAGCACTGATTGA
- a CDS encoding DUF5715 family protein yields MRKFLCVVFVPFMYSLHYSQAAKKTLPCYDLTTVLKVEPTALYKPHLDASKSFGVHLLKDSKTVQKYISKGKFHKIKKSGKGYQVQKLDYSKAYMVSKAKTTLENIGSKFSKATKGATFTVSSITRTLEDQCRLRRVNSNASLGISSHNYGNSFDISYIRFNNVLKYNPKMEVALEKVLKHYADAGRIYYIKEKQQSCYHITVRNY; encoded by the coding sequence ATGAGAAAGTTTCTTTGTGTGGTCTTTGTACCTTTTATGTATAGTTTACATTATTCCCAGGCGGCAAAAAAAACGCTTCCCTGTTACGATCTTACGACTGTTTTGAAGGTTGAACCTACTGCACTTTATAAACCCCATCTGGATGCCTCTAAAAGTTTTGGTGTACACTTACTGAAAGACTCTAAAACCGTACAGAAGTATATAAGTAAAGGAAAGTTTCATAAAATAAAGAAATCCGGAAAAGGATATCAGGTACAAAAGCTGGACTATAGTAAAGCCTATATGGTTTCTAAAGCAAAAACTACACTTGAAAATATTGGATCCAAATTCAGTAAGGCAACAAAAGGAGCTACATTCACGGTTTCATCTATAACCAGAACATTGGAAGACCAATGCAGATTGAGAAGAGTGAATTCTAACGCTTCATTGGGAATAAGTTCCCATAATTATGGCAATTCCTTTGATATTTCTTATATACGATTTAATAATGTCTTAAAATATAACCCCAAAATGGAAGTAGCCTTGGAGAAAGTTTTAAAGCATTATGCAGATGCTGGTAGAATTTATTACATAAAAGAAAAACAACAAAGCTGCTATCATATTACCGTGCGTAATTATTAA
- the aqpZ gene encoding aquaporin Z has translation MKKLFAEFFGTFWLVFGGCGSAVFAAGVPDIGIGLLGVALAFGLTVLTMAYAVGHISGGHFNPAVSFGLLAGGRFSAKDLIPYIVAQCLGAIVAAGCLYTILNGAGAVDFSKPGAFATNFYGEAVYNGKAFSMGAAFLAEFLLTAFFLIVIMGATDKWANGKFAGIAIGLALTLIHLISIPITNTSVNPARSLSQAVFTGGLAMSQLWLFWVAPILGGIVGGLIYKFLLQRDTAEITD, from the coding sequence ATAAAAAAACTTTTTGCTGAATTTTTCGGCACATTTTGGCTTGTTTTCGGAGGTTGCGGGAGCGCTGTTTTTGCAGCAGGTGTTCCTGATATTGGCATAGGACTTTTAGGAGTAGCTCTTGCCTTTGGTCTTACGGTTCTTACCATGGCCTATGCGGTAGGACATATTTCCGGTGGCCACTTCAACCCGGCAGTTTCTTTCGGACTTTTAGCCGGGGGGAGATTTTCTGCCAAAGACCTTATCCCTTATATTGTAGCACAATGTCTTGGTGCCATTGTTGCTGCGGGATGTCTATACACGATCCTTAACGGTGCCGGAGCTGTAGATTTCTCAAAACCAGGAGCATTTGCCACCAATTTCTATGGTGAAGCAGTCTACAACGGAAAAGCATTCAGCATGGGAGCGGCATTCCTTGCGGAGTTTTTACTAACAGCGTTCTTCCTTATTGTCATTATGGGAGCTACGGATAAATGGGCTAATGGTAAATTTGCCGGTATCGCTATTGGGCTTGCACTTACTTTGATTCACCTGATCTCTATTCCTATTACGAATACTTCTGTAAACCCTGCACGATCTCTTTCTCAGGCAGTTTTCACGGGCGGGTTGGCGATGTCACAGCTTTGGCTGTTCTGGGTAGCTCCAATTCTTGGTGGAATTGTAGGTGGATTAATCTACAAATTCTTACTTCAGAGAGATACTGCAGAAATAACTGACTAA
- a CDS encoding acyl transferase: MEPKNIFNIKTEQDFLNASLKTFRYQYENVEIYRKFVDFLNISPDEVDDVSKIPFLPIEMFKNHQILDGNATTDLFFQSSGTTQMNLSKHFIADTDLYEESIYKSFEQFIGKPEDFIFLGLLPSYLERQNSSLIYMVDYLMKKSAKAENGYFLYNHSDLFDLLNQLQDKKVILFGVSFALLDFLDYCHSERSEESLSVLENLVVIETGGMKGRKEEMTKDELLKILQEGFNTDTIYSEYSMTELLSQAYSLGNNEYQCPNWMQIKIRNVEDPLSYEKDGRTGAINIIDLANTYSCSFIATQDLGKVVGDKFQVLGRIDHSDIRGCSLLVS; the protein is encoded by the coding sequence ATGGAACCGAAAAATATATTCAACATAAAAACTGAACAGGATTTCCTGAATGCATCATTGAAAACATTTCGTTATCAGTATGAAAATGTTGAGATATATAGGAAGTTTGTAGATTTTTTAAACATCAGTCCAGATGAGGTTGATGATGTATCGAAAATTCCATTTCTTCCGATTGAAATGTTTAAAAACCATCAGATTCTGGATGGAAATGCAACTACAGACTTGTTTTTTCAGAGTTCCGGTACCACGCAGATGAATCTTTCGAAGCATTTTATAGCTGATACGGATTTGTATGAAGAAAGTATCTACAAAAGTTTTGAACAGTTCATTGGAAAACCGGAGGATTTTATTTTTCTTGGATTACTACCGAGTTATTTGGAAAGACAGAATTCGTCTCTGATTTATATGGTAGATTATCTGATGAAAAAATCGGCAAAAGCTGAAAACGGATATTTCCTTTATAATCATTCCGATCTTTTTGATCTTTTAAACCAGTTACAGGATAAAAAGGTAATTCTTTTCGGAGTTTCCTTTGCCTTATTAGACTTTTTAGATTATTGTCATTCCGAACGCAGTGAGGAATCTCTAAGCGTTCTTGAAAACCTGGTTGTTATCGAAACCGGAGGAATGAAAGGAAGAAAAGAAGAAATGACAAAAGATGAACTTTTGAAAATTTTGCAGGAAGGCTTCAATACAGATACAATCTACTCAGAATATTCAATGACAGAGTTGTTATCTCAGGCTTATTCTCTTGGTAATAACGAATATCAGTGTCCTAATTGGATGCAGATTAAGATTAGAAATGTTGAGGATCCTTTATCCTATGAAAAAGATGGAAGAACCGGGGCAATTAATATCATCGACTTAGCCAATACGTATTCCTGTTCCTTTATTGCAACCCAGGATTTAGGAAAAGTAGTAGGGGACAAATTTCAGGTACTGGGGAGAATAGATCACTCTGATATCAGAGGTTGTAGCTTATTGGTGAGCTAA